Proteins encoded together in one Streptomyces sp. NBC_01216 window:
- a CDS encoding GntR family transcriptional regulator, translating into MTDQDSGRRPKYQRIADELRTAIQSGAFAPGDRLPGENDLMTTYEVARMTARQALSVLRNEGLAEARKGAGVFVRAFRPLRRRGIPRLAQEHWGMGRSVWSADIEDRALLVDQIEVSEATPGARAAAALGLRPDERVCVRSRRFVLDGKPVLLSVSYLPARLTRGTPIASPDTGPGGTYARLAELGHQPVHFREEIRCRMPTADESARLALGFGTPVILIGRTAFAADGVAVELNEMTLDSASYVLEYDFGA; encoded by the coding sequence ATGACTGACCAGGACAGCGGTCGTCGGCCCAAGTACCAGCGCATCGCCGACGAGTTGAGAACCGCCATCCAGTCAGGCGCCTTCGCCCCGGGCGACCGCCTCCCCGGCGAGAACGACCTCATGACCACCTACGAGGTGGCCCGGATGACGGCCCGGCAGGCGTTGTCCGTCCTGCGCAACGAGGGCCTCGCGGAGGCCCGCAAGGGCGCCGGCGTCTTCGTCCGCGCCTTCCGCCCGCTGCGCCGGCGGGGCATCCCCCGGCTCGCCCAGGAGCACTGGGGCATGGGCCGCTCGGTCTGGTCGGCGGACATCGAGGACCGTGCCCTGCTGGTGGACCAGATCGAGGTGTCCGAGGCGACGCCCGGTGCTCGGGCCGCCGCGGCGCTGGGCCTGCGGCCGGACGAACGGGTCTGCGTGCGCAGTCGCCGCTTCGTACTGGACGGCAAGCCGGTGCTGCTGTCGGTGTCGTACCTGCCGGCCCGCCTCACGCGGGGCACCCCGATCGCGTCTCCCGACACGGGCCCCGGCGGCACCTATGCCCGGCTGGCCGAACTCGGCCACCAGCCCGTGCACTTCCGCGAGGAGATCCGATGCCGGATGCCCACGGCGGACGAATCCGCACGCCTCGCGCTGGGGTTCGGCACCCCGGTGATCCTGATCGGCCGCACGGCCTTCGCCGCCGACGGAGTCGCGGTGGAGCTCAACGAGATGACCCTGGACTCGGCGTCCTACGTCCTGGAGTACGACTTCGGCGCGTGA
- a CDS encoding DUF2277 domain-containing protein: MCRSIKTLRPPALPEEATEEDMRAAALQYVRKVSGFHHPAPHNREVFDSAVDEIAEATARLLGGLEVRGVRKPRPEPQPDAV, encoded by the coding sequence ATGTGCCGCAGCATCAAGACTCTCCGCCCGCCCGCCCTTCCCGAAGAGGCCACCGAGGAGGACATGAGGGCCGCCGCTCTTCAGTACGTGCGCAAGGTCTCCGGCTTCCACCATCCCGCCCCGCACAACCGCGAGGTCTTCGACAGCGCCGTGGACGAGATCGCCGAGGCGACCGCCCGGCTCCTCGGCGGGCTCGAGGTGCGCGGGGTCAGGAAGCCGCGACCGGAGCCCCAGCCGGACGCCGTATGA
- a CDS encoding DedA family protein, producing the protein MLDSLGSLTAGPWIYAAVAASVLLDVFLPVLPSGILVITGATAAATATAASQDVPAVLPLLLCAATASVLGDFVAYRLAWRGGARLDRAIARSRRLTRAQERLGAALARGGGLLVVIARFAPAGRSVVSLGAGAARRRIKEFLPWSALAGLAWAGYSVALGWFGGLWLGPTWISAGVSVAALLLAGALAGYVIRRPAGAPVAAS; encoded by the coding sequence ATGCTCGACAGCCTGGGGTCGCTGACCGCGGGCCCCTGGATCTACGCGGCGGTGGCGGCGTCGGTGCTTCTCGACGTCTTCCTGCCCGTGCTGCCGAGCGGAATCCTGGTGATCACGGGCGCGACGGCGGCGGCGACCGCCACCGCGGCGTCGCAGGACGTACCCGCCGTGCTGCCGCTGCTCCTGTGCGCGGCCACCGCTTCGGTCCTGGGCGACTTCGTCGCCTATCGGCTGGCCTGGCGCGGTGGGGCACGGCTGGACCGGGCCATCGCCCGCTCACGCCGTCTGACCCGGGCGCAGGAACGTCTCGGCGCGGCGCTCGCGCGCGGCGGCGGCCTCCTCGTGGTGATCGCGCGCTTCGCCCCGGCGGGCCGCTCGGTGGTCTCGCTCGGAGCGGGGGCGGCGCGGCGCCGGATCAAGGAGTTCCTTCCCTGGTCGGCGCTGGCCGGCCTGGCCTGGGCCGGCTACAGCGTGGCGCTCGGCTGGTTCGGCGGCCTGTGGCTCGGCCCGACCTGGATCAGCGCGGGGGTCTCGGTCGCCGCGCTCCTCCTCGCGGGCGCGCTCGCCGGCTACGTCATACGGCGTCCGGCTGGGGCTCCGGTCGCGGCTTCCTGA
- a CDS encoding DoxX family protein codes for MTNRLHQARPYALGLFRIVVGLLFACHGAASLFGVLGGGTVAAGTWPSWYAAVIHLATGALVLAGVATRTAAFLASGSMAYAYFTVHQPESLFPLQNGGEGAALFCWVFLLLVFTGPGALALDRLLGARGEDSARPEEQRAPLTA; via the coding sequence CTGACGAACCGTCTGCACCAGGCGCGGCCCTACGCGCTCGGCCTCTTCCGCATCGTCGTCGGCCTGCTCTTCGCCTGCCACGGCGCCGCCTCGCTCTTCGGGGTCCTCGGCGGCGGAACCGTCGCGGCCGGGACCTGGCCGAGCTGGTACGCCGCAGTGATCCACCTCGCCACGGGCGCCCTGGTCCTGGCCGGAGTGGCCACCCGGACCGCCGCCTTCCTCGCTTCCGGCTCGATGGCGTACGCGTACTTCACGGTGCACCAGCCGGAGTCGCTCTTCCCGCTCCAGAACGGCGGGGAGGGCGCGGCCCTCTTCTGCTGGGTGTTCCTGCTGCTCGTCTTCACCGGTCCGGGCGCGCTCGCGCTCGACCGGCTCCTGGGCGCCCGCGGCGAGGACTCCGCACGGCCCGAGGAGCAGCGCGCACCGCTCACGGCGTAG
- a CDS encoding alkaline phosphatase D family protein, with protein sequence MAAGLRLGPVLRYVDGVTGTSATVWVEADRPCAAEIRCADGAGGLTRTFQIAGHHYALVPVTGLTPGQATAYEVLLDGRRVWPPPRPPFPPSTVRTPAGDLRITFGSCRWAAGPASGRDPVGPDALAALATTLAAGPSPERPDVLLLLGDQVYADETSAATRDWLAARRDPGDAPGAEVGDYEEYTRLYDESWRDPEVRWLLSTVPSLMIFDDHDVIDDWNTSAAWLAAMRSTPWWNERVVSGLMSYWVYQHLGNLSPAELAADPLYAEVCAAPDGTERLRRFAAEAHADAARVRWSHRRDFGRTRVLLVDTRAARVLEEGARAMLDPDEAAWLREQALADPGSYDHLLVGTSLPWLLPPLIHDVEGWSAALCRGERGGPGGRWARFGEMLRQRSDLEHWAAFPASFEALTRLLAEAGGAPGPDGATGTDTGSDPMMGVDLGDGRGLRPPATVCVLSGDVHHAYVAEPRWPGEGPRARVVQLTCSPLHNAVPASIRFGFRFGWSRAGRRLGRAFARHGRAGRPSIDWRRTGGPWFGNQLMTLTLRGRSTKLTLAQARSGNRLVTRDERSLDPA encoded by the coding sequence ATGGCGGCCGGACTCAGACTCGGACCCGTACTGCGGTACGTCGACGGAGTGACGGGCACCTCCGCGACGGTGTGGGTCGAGGCGGACCGCCCCTGCGCGGCGGAGATCCGGTGCGCGGACGGCGCCGGCGGCCTGACCCGTACCTTCCAGATCGCCGGCCACCACTACGCCCTGGTCCCGGTGACCGGACTGACACCGGGCCAGGCGACCGCGTACGAGGTCCTGCTCGACGGGCGCCGCGTCTGGCCGCCGCCGCGTCCCCCCTTCCCCCCGAGCACCGTCCGCACCCCGGCCGGCGACCTCCGGATCACCTTCGGCTCCTGCCGCTGGGCGGCCGGACCCGCGTCCGGCCGCGACCCCGTCGGGCCGGACGCTCTCGCCGCCCTGGCCACCACGCTGGCCGCCGGCCCCTCCCCGGAGCGCCCCGACGTCCTGCTGCTCCTGGGCGACCAGGTGTACGCGGACGAGACCTCGGCGGCCACCCGCGACTGGCTGGCCGCCCGTCGTGACCCGGGCGACGCGCCGGGCGCGGAGGTGGGCGACTACGAGGAGTACACCCGGCTCTACGACGAGTCCTGGCGGGACCCCGAGGTCCGCTGGCTGCTCTCCACCGTCCCCAGCCTGATGATCTTCGATGATCACGACGTCATCGACGACTGGAACACCAGCGCCGCCTGGCTCGCGGCGATGCGATCCACGCCCTGGTGGAACGAGCGCGTGGTGAGCGGGCTGATGTCGTACTGGGTGTACCAGCACCTCGGCAACCTCTCCCCCGCCGAGCTGGCGGCCGACCCCCTGTACGCCGAGGTGTGCGCGGCACCCGACGGGACCGAGCGGCTGCGCCGCTTCGCGGCGGAGGCGCACGCCGATGCGGCCCGGGTGCGCTGGAGTCACCGCAGGGACTTCGGCCGAACCCGCGTCCTGCTGGTGGATACCCGGGCGGCCCGTGTCCTGGAGGAGGGCGCGCGGGCGATGCTGGACCCGGACGAGGCGGCCTGGCTGCGTGAGCAGGCCCTTGCCGACCCCGGTTCGTACGACCACCTGCTGGTGGGCACCTCGCTGCCCTGGCTGCTGCCGCCGCTGATCCACGACGTCGAGGGCTGGAGCGCGGCACTGTGCCGGGGCGAACGGGGCGGGCCGGGGGGACGCTGGGCCCGGTTCGGCGAGATGCTGCGGCAGCGCTCCGACCTGGAACACTGGGCGGCCTTCCCCGCCTCCTTCGAGGCCCTGACCCGTCTGCTGGCGGAAGCCGGCGGAGCCCCGGGTCCGGACGGCGCGACGGGCACGGACACGGGGAGTGACCCCATGATGGGCGTGGACCTCGGGGACGGCCGCGGACTCCGGCCGCCCGCGACCGTCTGCGTGCTGTCCGGGGATGTTCACCACGCCTATGTGGCGGAGCCTCGCTGGCCGGGCGAAGGGCCTCGGGCTCGTGTCGTCCAGCTGACCTGCTCCCCCCTTCACAACGCGGTCCCCGCCTCGATCCGGTTCGGCTTCCGGTTCGGCTGGAGCCGTGCGGGCCGTCGGCTGGGGCGGGCCTTCGCCCGCCACGGCCGGGCGGGCCGTCCGTCCATCGACTGGCGGCGGACGGGCGGGCCGTGGTTCGGCAATCAGCTCATGACACTGACCCTGCGCGGTCGCTCGACGAAGCTGACGCTCGCTCAGGCCCGTTCCGGGAACAGGCTGGTGACGAGGGACGAACGCTCCCTCGACCCCGCGTGA
- a CDS encoding HNH endonuclease family protein, translated as MLAAMFYARRTVRRATVAGAAAALTATALLATAPTAQAAPPTPVSAATARTYLTSLTVKAEGSSSGYSRDLFPHWITQSGSCNTRETVLKRDGVNVVTNSSCASVSGSWYSAYDGATWTAASDVDIDHVVPLAEAWRSGAASWTTSKRQSFANDLTRPQLIAVTDNVNQSKGDKDPADWMPPRTAYRCTYARMWVQVKHYWNLNVDSAEKSALQTVLNGC; from the coding sequence ATGCTCGCCGCCATGTTCTACGCGCGTCGAACCGTTCGACGCGCGACCGTCGCCGGCGCCGCCGCCGCACTGACCGCCACCGCTCTCCTCGCCACCGCCCCCACAGCCCAGGCGGCCCCGCCCACCCCGGTGAGCGCGGCGACGGCCCGAACGTACCTCACCTCGCTCACCGTCAAGGCGGAAGGTTCCTCCAGCGGCTACAGCCGTGACCTCTTCCCGCACTGGATCACCCAGTCAGGCAGCTGCAACACCCGCGAGACCGTCCTCAAGCGGGACGGAGTGAACGTCGTCACCAACTCCAGCTGCGCCTCGGTCAGCGGCAGTTGGTACTCCGCGTACGACGGCGCCACCTGGACGGCCGCCTCCGACGTCGACATCGACCACGTCGTGCCGCTCGCGGAGGCGTGGCGCTCCGGCGCCGCCTCCTGGACGACCTCCAAGCGGCAGTCCTTCGCCAACGACCTGACCCGCCCGCAGCTCATAGCCGTCACCGACAACGTCAACCAGTCCAAGGGCGACAAGGACCCGGCGGACTGGATGCCCCCGCGCACCGCCTACCGCTGCACCTACGCCCGGATGTGGGTCCAGGTGAAGCACTACTGGAACCTGAACGTCGACTCCGCCGAGAAGAGTGCCCTGCAGACGGTCCTCAACGGCTGCTGA
- a CDS encoding MepB family protein codes for MSTDREQSVDLRPEPWLDTAPAHRDLIAAKALVYDPCGFACSQPVPEAESAEYAAHVFTLDGLAIRFRAARTTPTKVGQFVTVWKRSPAGPIQPFDATDPVDLFVISTRDDHHFGQFVFPMDALRRHGVVSVNGSGGKRAFRVYPPWVAPANRQAGSAQAWQLGFFLHLHQGGPISLARARGLYRPQGAAGTSRPSGR; via the coding sequence ATGTCCACGGACCGCGAGCAGTCAGTCGATCTGCGCCCCGAACCCTGGCTGGACACCGCCCCGGCCCACCGAGACCTCATCGCGGCGAAGGCGCTCGTGTACGACCCTTGCGGGTTCGCCTGCTCGCAGCCGGTCCCCGAAGCCGAGAGTGCCGAGTACGCCGCCCACGTGTTCACCCTCGACGGCCTCGCCATCCGGTTTCGCGCGGCCAGGACGACCCCCACCAAGGTCGGCCAGTTCGTCACCGTCTGGAAGAGGTCCCCGGCCGGGCCCATCCAGCCCTTCGACGCCACGGACCCCGTCGACCTCTTCGTCATCAGCACCCGCGACGATCACCACTTCGGCCAGTTCGTCTTTCCCATGGACGCGCTCCGCCGGCACGGCGTCGTCTCGGTGAACGGTTCCGGTGGGAAACGAGCCTTCCGCGTCTACCCGCCCTGGGTGGCCCCCGCCAACCGCCAGGCCGGCAGTGCGCAGGCGTGGCAGCTGGGCTTCTTCCTGCACCTGCACCAGGGCGGGCCCATCAGCCTGGCCCGCGCCCGAGGGCTCTACCGCCCGCAGGGCGCCGCCGGTACCTCTCGCCCATCGGGCAGATGA
- a CDS encoding HAD-IA family hydrolase: protein MPADTPATLTARALLLDMDGTLVNSDAVVERCWRRWAVRHGLDPEQALKVVHGRQGYATMAVLLPERPMEENHADNKVMLAEETADLDGVVPVPGAPAFMAALAALPHALVTSADTALADARMDAAGLPMPEIRVTAECVGASKPDPEGFLKGAAELGFAAEDCVVFEDSEAGIQAGRAAGMRVVGVGPRAAVFGPDIHVRDLTDLSLTASEDGTIRMTVLRRASRSE from the coding sequence ATGCCCGCCGACACCCCGGCAACGCTCACCGCCCGCGCCCTCCTGCTCGACATGGACGGCACCCTCGTCAACTCCGACGCGGTCGTCGAACGCTGCTGGCGTCGCTGGGCCGTCCGGCACGGGCTCGACCCCGAGCAGGCCCTCAAGGTCGTCCACGGGCGTCAGGGGTACGCGACCATGGCCGTCCTCCTCCCCGAGCGGCCCATGGAGGAGAACCACGCGGACAACAAGGTGATGCTCGCCGAGGAGACGGCGGATCTCGACGGTGTCGTCCCCGTACCGGGCGCCCCGGCGTTCATGGCCGCCCTCGCCGCCCTTCCGCACGCCCTGGTGACCTCGGCGGACACGGCGCTCGCCGACGCCCGGATGGACGCGGCGGGCCTGCCGATGCCCGAGATCCGCGTCACGGCTGAGTGCGTGGGCGCCAGCAAGCCCGATCCGGAAGGGTTCCTCAAGGGCGCCGCGGAGCTCGGCTTCGCGGCGGAGGACTGTGTGGTCTTCGAGGACTCCGAGGCCGGCATCCAGGCCGGGCGCGCCGCGGGCATGCGCGTCGTGGGCGTGGGCCCGCGCGCGGCGGTCTTCGGCCCGGACATCCACGTCCGGGACCTCACCGACCTCTCGCTGACGGCGTCCGAGGACGGCACGATCCGCATGACCGTCCTGCGCCGGGCGAGTCGTTCCGAATGA
- a CDS encoding peptidoglycan-binding domain-containing protein, with the protein MAEDFDPLRIRPYVTLEAPEGAYGPGQGLPPKAPPPPVPTWTAPPRGAPEAGSGPVAGHGRPPGPAREAQDAAQGPRDAAGHAPGTAQGLSLHAPGAVGPGPLPPESGSGPLPSETPASGTAGDPSETMPLLLPGAGGHRGAGGPGSGGDAAAWPAAGAEPTHAPRPDVAYGTVGGFAPDTGPDAAQGPEWDFPPHAGPGTGPGAPSDGTAPEYAMGYGPERPATRRRGAVVALAAAVAVAVVGAGAFASGLLDQGDDSDERAAVPTVTTSASENVTVSEAPSVSPSVSASETPSASASPSARPTASASPSPTRTAAPSVPTVGTSPSAPPSTTTAPTPSPTQDPLGPTLRQGDSGPEVRELQDRLRQLWLYNGPSNGEYDKKVRHAVEVYQSYQAINGDQKGVYGPNTRRSLEAATSP; encoded by the coding sequence GTGGCGGAGGACTTCGACCCGCTGCGCATCCGGCCGTACGTGACGCTGGAGGCGCCGGAGGGCGCCTACGGGCCGGGGCAGGGACTTCCGCCGAAGGCTCCGCCGCCGCCCGTACCGACGTGGACGGCTCCGCCCCGGGGCGCGCCGGAGGCCGGCTCCGGCCCCGTGGCGGGACACGGCCGGCCGCCGGGCCCCGCGCGGGAGGCGCAGGACGCCGCGCAGGGCCCGCGGGACGCCGCCGGACACGCCCCGGGGACGGCGCAGGGGCTGTCCCTGCACGCGCCCGGGGCCGTCGGCCCCGGGCCGCTGCCGCCGGAGTCCGGCTCCGGGCCGCTGCCGTCGGAGACCCCCGCATCGGGCACGGCGGGAGACCCGTCCGAGACGATGCCGCTGCTGCTCCCGGGGGCCGGAGGTCACCGGGGCGCCGGCGGGCCGGGGAGCGGCGGTGACGCCGCGGCCTGGCCGGCGGCCGGCGCGGAACCCACGCACGCTCCGCGGCCGGACGTCGCGTACGGCACCGTCGGGGGGTTCGCACCCGACACCGGACCCGACGCGGCCCAGGGCCCCGAGTGGGACTTCCCTCCGCACGCCGGACCGGGCACCGGGCCCGGCGCGCCGTCCGACGGCACGGCCCCGGAGTACGCGATGGGGTACGGCCCCGAGCGGCCGGCCACCCGCCGACGGGGCGCCGTCGTCGCGCTGGCGGCGGCCGTGGCGGTCGCGGTCGTGGGGGCCGGGGCCTTCGCGTCCGGCCTGCTCGACCAGGGGGACGACTCCGACGAACGGGCCGCCGTCCCCACGGTGACCACCAGCGCGTCCGAGAACGTCACCGTCTCCGAGGCGCCGTCGGTCTCGCCGTCGGTCTCCGCCTCGGAGACGCCTTCCGCGTCGGCCTCACCGTCCGCGCGACCCACGGCCTCCGCGTCACCCTCGCCCACCCGGACGGCCGCACCGTCCGTCCCCACCGTCGGCACCTCTCCCTCCGCTCCCCCGAGCACCACCACGGCGCCGACGCCGTCACCGACGCAGGACCCGCTCGGCCCGACCCTGCGCCAGGGCGACTCGGGGCCGGAGGTCCGGGAGCTCCAGGACCGCCTGCGGCAGCTGTGGCTGTACAACGGCCCGTCGAACGGCGAGTACGACAAGAAGGTCCGCCACGCGGTCGAGGTCTACCAGTCGTACCAGGCCATCAACGGGGACCAGAAAGGCGTCTACGGGCCGAACACACGGCGCTCGCTGGAGGCGGCGACGAGCCCCTGA
- a CDS encoding MDR family MFS transporter: MAQEVRTSDFDGGAASGEGNSRRGVIVAIGALLLGMLLAALDQTIVSTALPTIVSELGGLEHLSWVVTAYMLASTAATPLWGKLGDQYGRKKLFQSAIVIFLIGSALCGIAQNMPQLIAFRAVQGLGGGGLMVLSMAIVGDLVPPRERGRYQGLFGAVFGATSVLGPLLGGLFTQHLSWRWVFYINLPIGIVALFVIAAVLHIPSRGTRHTIDYLGTFLIASVATCLVLVASLGGTTWAWGSTQVIGLTILGTVLLVLFVRVEQRAAEPVLPLKLFRIRTFSLVSVISFVVGFAMFGAMTFLPTFLQVVQGITPTMSGVHMLPMVLGLLITSTASGQIVSRTGRWKVFPIAGTGITALGLLLLNQLTETTSTWRMSVYFFVFGAGLGLVMQVLVLVVQNAVSYQDLGVATSGATFFRSIGASFGVAVFGTIFTSRLNAKLDEALAGQTLPPGTGPGQIAADPRAISALPPELRPPVLHAYATAITDVFLYAAPVVLVAFVVAWFLKEDTLRGSVTAPDTSQTLASNPVERSSRDECARALSLLGSREGRREIYEEITARAGLDLLPAASWILLRIRRHGTVEPVRLAETTPVPLKVVTDASRQVEERHLAQREGVQLILTEEGLSAATRLAKAREDSLAELLGDWWGPERPTDLVALVEELTAELCGSDAEQPRTPEPPGDHHA, translated from the coding sequence ATGGCCCAGGAAGTACGCACGTCGGACTTCGACGGTGGCGCCGCGTCAGGTGAGGGGAACAGCCGACGCGGTGTCATCGTCGCCATCGGCGCACTGCTCCTCGGCATGCTGCTCGCCGCACTCGACCAGACCATCGTCTCCACCGCGCTGCCGACGATCGTCAGCGAACTGGGGGGCCTGGAACACCTTTCCTGGGTCGTCACCGCCTACATGCTGGCGTCGACCGCCGCGACGCCGCTCTGGGGGAAACTCGGCGACCAGTACGGACGCAAGAAGCTCTTCCAGAGCGCCATCGTCATCTTCCTCATCGGCTCCGCGCTCTGCGGCATCGCGCAGAACATGCCGCAGCTCATCGCCTTCCGCGCGGTCCAGGGCCTCGGCGGCGGCGGGCTCATGGTGCTGTCGATGGCCATCGTGGGCGACCTCGTCCCGCCCCGTGAACGCGGCCGGTACCAGGGCCTCTTCGGCGCCGTCTTCGGCGCCACCAGCGTCCTCGGCCCGCTGCTCGGCGGGCTGTTCACCCAGCACCTCTCCTGGCGCTGGGTCTTCTACATCAACCTGCCCATCGGCATCGTCGCGCTCTTCGTGATCGCCGCCGTACTGCACATCCCGTCCCGAGGCACCCGCCACACCATCGACTACCTCGGGACCTTCCTCATCGCCTCGGTCGCCACCTGCCTCGTCCTCGTCGCCTCCCTCGGCGGCACCACCTGGGCCTGGGGCTCCACGCAGGTCATCGGGCTCACCATCCTCGGCACCGTGCTCCTGGTCCTCTTCGTGCGCGTCGAGCAGCGCGCCGCCGAACCCGTCCTGCCGCTGAAACTCTTCCGGATCCGCACCTTCTCCCTCGTCTCCGTCATCAGCTTCGTCGTCGGCTTCGCGATGTTCGGCGCGATGACCTTCCTGCCGACCTTCCTCCAGGTCGTCCAGGGCATCACCCCGACCATGTCCGGGGTCCACATGCTGCCGATGGTCCTGGGCCTGCTCATCACCTCGACCGCCTCCGGCCAGATCGTCTCCCGCACCGGCCGCTGGAAGGTCTTCCCCATCGCCGGCACCGGCATCACGGCCCTCGGCCTGCTGCTGCTCAACCAGCTGACGGAGACCACCTCCACCTGGCGGATGAGCGTCTACTTCTTCGTCTTCGGCGCCGGGCTCGGCCTGGTCATGCAGGTGCTCGTCCTCGTCGTGCAGAACGCCGTCTCGTACCAGGACCTGGGTGTCGCCACCTCGGGCGCCACCTTCTTCCGCTCCATCGGGGCGTCCTTCGGCGTCGCCGTGTTCGGCACGATCTTCACCAGCCGGCTCAACGCCAAGCTCGACGAGGCGCTCGCCGGACAGACGCTGCCACCCGGCACCGGCCCCGGCCAGATCGCCGCCGACCCACGGGCCATCTCCGCCCTGCCGCCCGAGCTGCGGCCCCCGGTCCTGCACGCGTACGCGACCGCCATCACCGACGTCTTCCTGTACGCGGCGCCCGTCGTCCTCGTCGCCTTCGTCGTGGCCTGGTTCCTCAAGGAGGACACACTGCGGGGCTCCGTCACCGCCCCCGACACCAGCCAGACCCTCGCCTCCAACCCGGTGGAGCGTTCCTCCCGCGACGAGTGCGCCCGCGCCCTGTCCCTCCTCGGCTCGCGCGAGGGACGCCGCGAGATCTACGAGGAGATCACCGCACGGGCCGGCCTCGACCTGCTGCCGGCGGCGAGCTGGATACTGCTGCGGATCCGCCGGCACGGGACCGTCGAACCGGTCCGGCTCGCCGAGACCACCCCGGTACCGCTGAAGGTCGTCACCGACGCGTCCCGCCAGGTGGAGGAGCGTCACCTGGCGCAACGCGAGGGGGTCCAGCTGATCCTCACCGAGGAGGGACTCAGCGCCGCGACCCGGCTCGCGAAGGCCCGGGAGGACTCCCTCGCCGAACTGCTCGGCGACTGGTGGGGCCCCGAACGTCCCACGGACCTGGTGGCCTTGGTCGAGGAACTGACGGCCGAGCTGTGCGGCTCGGACGCGGAACAGCCCCGCACTCCCGAACCGCCCGGCGACCACCACGCGTAG
- a CDS encoding GNAT family N-acetyltransferase, with product MDWIFTAERVDTPHATALRRDYYGEVAGRYWKRPATEAETDAGLADDGAELLTPPTGAFLVGRFAGEPAACGGVLMLDDERAELTRVYVRPPFRGRGGGARLIDGLETAARELGARRTVLNTRLDLVEARALYTRHGYGEIPAYCDGPYMEVWYGRAL from the coding sequence ATGGACTGGATCTTCACCGCCGAGCGTGTCGACACCCCGCACGCCACCGCCCTGCGCCGCGACTACTACGGCGAGGTCGCCGGCCGCTACTGGAAGCGACCGGCGACCGAAGCCGAGACGGACGCGGGGCTGGCCGACGACGGGGCGGAACTCCTGACGCCGCCCACCGGAGCGTTCCTCGTCGGCCGCTTCGCCGGGGAGCCGGCCGCCTGCGGCGGCGTCCTCATGCTGGACGACGAGCGCGCCGAACTGACCCGGGTCTACGTCCGCCCGCCGTTCCGTGGCAGAGGCGGCGGCGCCCGGCTGATCGACGGTCTGGAGACGGCGGCCCGCGAGCTGGGTGCGCGCCGAACGGTGCTCAACACCCGTCTCGACCTGGTCGAGGCGCGCGCGCTGTACACCCGCCACGGGTACGGGGAGATCCCCGCCTACTGCGACGGACCGTACATGGAGGTCTGGTACGGCAGGGCCCTCTGA
- a CDS encoding antibiotic biosynthesis monooxygenase family protein, protein MPGVVKINVLTVPEEQREVLEKRFASRAGAVEGSDGFEWFELLRPVEGTDQYLVYTRWRSEEDFQNWMNGPMKAAHQGGEGGGERPKPAATGSTLWSFEVVQQSSPK, encoded by the coding sequence GTGCCTGGTGTCGTGAAGATCAACGTGCTCACCGTCCCGGAGGAGCAGCGGGAGGTGCTGGAGAAGCGCTTCGCCTCGCGGGCCGGGGCGGTGGAGGGCTCCGACGGCTTCGAGTGGTTCGAGCTGCTGCGCCCGGTGGAGGGCACGGACCAGTACCTGGTGTACACCCGCTGGCGCAGCGAGGAGGACTTCCAGAACTGGATGAACGGTCCCATGAAGGCCGCCCACCAGGGTGGTGAGGGCGGCGGCGAGCGGCCGAAGCCCGCCGCGACCGGTTCCACTCTGTGGTCCTTCGAGGTCGTCCAGCAGTCGTCCCCTAAGTAG
- a CDS encoding O-methyltransferase, translating to MTHDQWNSVDGYFTELLAPADEILTATLADSTAAGLPEIAVAPNQGKLLNLLATVQGARSILEVGTLGGYSTIWLARALPADGRLITLEYDPAHADVARANIARAGLDKIVEVRTGAALDTLPRLEAEGAGPFDLVFIDADKVNNPHYVSWALRLSRPGTVIIVDNVVRGGKVAEAHPDDPAITGTREMVELVSREPRLDATAFQTVGSKGYDGLLLARVVG from the coding sequence ATGACACATGATCAATGGAACTCCGTGGACGGCTACTTCACCGAACTGCTGGCCCCCGCCGACGAGATCCTCACCGCCACCCTCGCCGACTCGACGGCGGCCGGGCTCCCGGAGATCGCCGTCGCCCCGAACCAGGGCAAGCTGCTCAACCTGCTCGCCACCGTGCAGGGCGCGCGATCCATCCTGGAGGTCGGCACCCTCGGCGGCTACAGCACGATCTGGCTGGCCCGCGCGCTGCCCGCGGACGGTCGGCTGATCACCCTGGAGTACGACCCGGCCCACGCGGACGTGGCACGCGCCAACATCGCGCGGGCCGGTCTCGACAAGATCGTCGAGGTGCGCACCGGAGCGGCCCTGGACACCCTGCCCCGGCTGGAGGCCGAAGGCGCGGGCCCGTTCGACCTGGTCTTCATCGACGCGGACAAGGTGAACAACCCGCACTACGTGTCCTGGGCACTCCGGCTCTCCCGCCCCGGCACGGTGATCATCGTCGACAACGTGGTCCGCGGCGGGAAGGTGGCCGAGGCGCACCCGGACGACCCCGCGATCACCGGCACCCGCGAGATGGTCGAACTCGTCTCGCGCGAGCCCCGGCTGGACGCGACCGCCTTCCAGACGGTCGGCTCCAAGGGGTACGACGGACTGCTGCTGGCGCGCGTCGTCGGCTGA